The Calditrichota bacterium sequence GCACTGACTCCGCTTCGACTTTACTATGTCTGGTCGGTGGCCTTCTACTTGCTAATGCTCGCCGCATTGCTCTTTGTCGATATCGCCGGAGATGAACACCTCGGTGCCCGGCGATGGCTTAGTATCGGAGGCTTTAGCCTGCAGCCATCCGAACCGGCAAAATTGGCAATGATCATCATGGCAGCGCGTCTATTGGGGCAGTTGCGGCACGATGAACTGGGCTGGAAGTCGCTGGTGCTGCTATTCGTTGTGATGTTTCCGCCGCTAATGCTGGTAATGGCTCAGCCAGATCTTGGCACTTCGACAGTATTCGTTGCAACCAGCGTTTCGATCCTCGGTTGGTCCGGGCTTCCGATGTGGTATTTTCTGGTCGCGGCGCTGCCCTTCATCTCGCTTTTTGCAGCGACATTGCCGTATATTTCACTACCTTTGGTGGCGGTCGGCTTTGCCCTGCTCTGGCGCAGTGGTATGAAGTGGGTAGGGACGATCCTGATGGTCGGGCTTTGCGTAGCCGCTGCCTTTGCGGCTCCGATGGCATGGAATAGGCTGGAGCCTTATCAACAGAAGCGGCTTACGACCTTTCTCGATCCCGAAGCCGATCCGCTCGGATCGGGCTACCAGGTGATCCAATCCAAGGTTGCCGTCGGGTCGGGTGGCATCTTTGGGAGCGGTTACCTAAAGGGGACGCAGACGCAGTTACGGTTTCTGCCCCAGCAGCATACCGACTTCATCTTCGCTTTGGCGGGAGAGGAGTTCGGACTTTTAGGGACGACGACGGTCATGCTGCTCATCCTGATTTACGGCTGGCGTGGTCTGAGGATCGCCTGGCGGGCGCGGACTCAGTTTGCTGCATTGGTGGCGGTTGGAATGACCGGGCTGGTTGCCTATCATGCGGTAATCAACATCGGGATGGCGCTTGGGATGCTGCCGGTAACCGGCCTCCCCCTGCCGTTTCTCAGTTATGGCGGGTCGTTTCTGCTCACATGTCTCGCTGCAACTGGAGTGTTGCTATCGGTTGGGGTGCATCGCAGAGAATGACAGTTGAATGCAGCATTATCGGTCAACAGGATGCTGCGAACATTCGAGGGGGGAGAGTTTTCCCAAAGGGGCAAGTCTAATGGTGAAACTGAAGCATCTTCCAGTATATAGTGGTCGTTGCGTGTTGTTGTTGCTCATGCCGCTCCTTGTGGTATCAGCCGGTTTGGCGGCTTTTCAGGATGA is a genomic window containing:
- the rodA gene encoding rod shape-determining protein RodA; its protein translation is MSERIGRSGKIALLDRWLLIATFLLTGIGLLLIYSADHALGNSSHFDKQLLFAGVGLGLMLMLALTPLRLYYVWSVAFYLLMLAALLFVDIAGDEHLGARRWLSIGGFSLQPSEPAKLAMIIMAARLLGQLRHDELGWKSLVLLFVVMFPPLMLVMAQPDLGTSTVFVATSVSILGWSGLPMWYFLVAALPFISLFAATLPYISLPLVAVGFALLWRSGMKWVGTILMVGLCVAAAFAAPMAWNRLEPYQQKRLTTFLDPEADPLGSGYQVIQSKVAVGSGGIFGSGYLKGTQTQLRFLPQQHTDFIFALAGEEFGLLGTTTVMLLILIYGWRGLRIAWRARTQFAALVAVGMTGLVAYHAVINIGMALGMLPVTGLPLPFLSYGGSFLLTCLAATGVLLSVGVHRRE